AAATAAAATCATCTAAAGCAGTTCAAACTTACGGAACTATCCAGGCCAAGAGTTAATAGCATCATAAAGAATATGAGTGCCCAGAAGGTAGAGCCAGGCATTGTAGCGATGGCAGCTGGGTACACCACAAATACCAGTCCAGGGCCTTCAGTGGCCACATCTTGGACGTCCCGACCTGAAGCCTGAGCCATGTAGCCCAACACGCTGAAGATGACGAAGCCCGCGATGAATGACGTAGCTGAGTTTATAACGCTGGTGAGGATTGCAtctctgaaaaaaaatgtattaaaataatttgtttgaattttaaacAGATGGCATTGAAAGTGATGTTTTTGATCACGCTTCCGaggaaatataatttactatgTTCGCAgtttctttattgttattacacAGTATTAGTATCTGATAAAATCAAGACGCATGGCAGTAAGTTAAGCaggcaaaaataattttttgactccatataggtattttaatttccaatccatatgtaataaagaaatgaaaaacaataattaacaaCATACTTGTAAACATTGTTGTGATATTTGTTGTAAGAAGCGTAAGCCAAAAGCACTCCGAACCCCGGTCCAAGAGAGAAGAACACTTGAGTCGCTGCGTCCACCCACACCTGCAAAACAGATAcaacataggtacttaaattaatataggTTTTCAAAACGATCcataataacacaataaatgtatttgaataaaagaaagagaagcattttgaataaaagatCAAGAGACAGTTATCAAATTATGAAGTGAATTTTGAAGTATCTCGACGTTGCGTATTCCTAATTGCACTTCGATGTTGTACTTCTACAATCTTTTTTTCACCTTCATTCAATTCTGTACATAGATTCTATTAGCATAATCAAAGGCAGACACTTTATAATTTGTGTTTAATCGCCTTTCACATTGTTGAAGATGGTTCATGCTTACTTGAGGTTGAGTGATAGCCTCAAAATTGGGGCTGAGGTAATATTTGATGCCATTTGCAGAGCCCGGGAGTGTGATGCCACGAACCAAAAGAATCAGGAGCACCGCGTAAGGAAACAAAGCTGTGAACCACACCACCTGAAAATTAAATGGCCggttaacaattttatttggcTAGATAAATTGAAAATCCTAAAATTTCAACATCAATATGTGACTCTTAAGTAGTTCctaattgttataaaaactaaatgtaCTTACAAAAGGAACTCCAACTTAGCCAATACTACttcaattgaaattttgttgatTCCCTGATGATGATTTTGATGATCTATCGTGATCCCAAGAAAAAAATGGACGAAAAATGGCGATTCAACAAAGTTTTCAATAATCAAGATCACCGATAATTCAGTAGTAACTATAATACACAAACCTTTCCCGAAGTACTGATCCCTTTCCACAGCGAGAAGTAGCAGATGATGTAGACCGCCAGCAGGCACAGCGCCATGTCCCACTTGATGGCTCCCAGGTCATGGAGACCCTCGCTCCCTTGCAGCTCCAAGATTGCCCGACtgaaaatatacttagttTTCTTACTCTAATTTCTAACAACTAACAAGATTCTTCACAAGTACTCCAGAGCCTTAATGTCGAAAGCtatataaaacaattcaaattcaaaatttttattcattattataggatactagttacatatcgcttaataattgtcaaacgtatggtttcacaacattggtttacgtcaaataaattacttaaaactaagtttactgccgcttctaaggcgtcagtgcagaagaagcggtaacaaactgcactgcagcattttcttcaacaacgtcaacttcacaatcaTCTGAACTTAGAATAGAACGTGGTCGAGAGAATACATTAATTGTAATTCTCACCCCACATTTATGTTCCAAGTTCATATGGCCAACTTACTTGAAGTATTCAGAAGCTGCGGAAGTGAAGGGGGTAGTTTCGGCGGGAGGAAGCGGCGCATACGAGCTGTTTCGTTGAGAGAGAGTCTTGTTCAGTGCGGCCTCCGATATCACTTCGAACTAGAGaggagaaaaataaagtagttATTAACGATAGTAAGCCAtcggtaatttatttttcaactatTTAATTGAACCCCTCACCGAATGGGACCACTcaacctctttcccatggatatcgtaaaaggtgactaaaagGTGgcattataaacttaggattcttcttttaggcgatgggctaaaaacctgtcactatttgaatctcaattgtatcatgaAGTCAAACagcttgacggcctctgtggcgcagcggtagtgcgcttgtctgtgtcaccggaggtcccgggttcgaatcccggccagggcatgatgagaaacgaactttctctgattggcctgggtcttggatgtttatctatatacgtatttattataaaatatagtatcgttgagttagtatctcgtaacacaagtttcgaacttacatcgaggctaactcaatgtgtaaattgtcaaaaaaaaaaaaaaaaaaaaaaaaaaaaaaaaaaaaaaaaaaaaaaaaaaaaaaaaagctgaatgtggccttctggtcttatcaagactgttggctacccctctgtctaccccgcaaggacgtgattatatctatattactgtctttgaaattaaaatttatcgcACAATAATTGTCGTATTAGGATTTTTCAGTTACCGGACGACAAGCAGGGGTGTTCCATTCATTGTTGCAGTTTGTCCACGGCAGCATGGTGGTGAAGGAGGCGAAGAAGAAGCGCAGAGCCCACGCGATGATCACGTTGTAGTAGAAGTCCACGTAGAAAGCGATCAGAACCACAGCATACCCGATGCCTGTGTGGAATAGTTAAGAATTTATCCATAATTTTCACATAGATTAATAccaaaattaaagaattataGTTTACTATGTGTCTATAATTAACACCGAGGTGtaaggatttaaaaaaaatctagaatTGATTATCGACTTCTTAACGTCCATTCCGATAGCGTTCTCCATTGAAAGGCATTTGAAAATACAGGAGTACAAAGCCAAGCTAAACTCGATTCCAGTCTGAAATCCGTGACACTATCTAAAGGGAAACCTTATCAAGCTTGGATCATGGTTGTTGCATAAggaagccttagtcgcctcttacgacaacACTTCCAactatgttttcttttaatcaaaaatgcacttttttgtattaatttttacgtACTTGTACAGGTACCTAAAATTTCGTAAATCTGCAAGCTCAGTTAAAATAGTTAACATATCTTTAAcgttctaaaatattttacccaAAACTTCTATCAAAAAAACTAGCGATCAACACGTGGACGCGACTAAGAATAAATTCACCAAGCATTGCCCAACCTTTCCAGTCCATTACCAATTTTATTTCTCTCAAAATCGTATCGGCAGGGGCGCACTCAGAGCGGCGACGTGACAATCGGGTGAAATGAAATCAGCGACATAAGCCGTCCCGCAAATCTGCTGGCTTTTGAGACCTGCCCGGGCCGCGAGCACTTAGAGGGAGCCGAGGAAATGGTGTCAATTATGGGTTTTAAGTGCTTGGGGGCCGCGGATCACGGCTTGCTCACTGATACCTTCTGTTTAAAGGAGTAACGGAGTGCTAACAATTCAGGAATAGGAAACGTCTGTACATAAAATCTTTCTATCAAAAATGTTAGCGACTTTATTCCAAGTGCTATCGGCGGTTACAATAAAGCTTAAGTTTTAGTCCCAGCGGTTTCTTCGTAATAACTGTCTGAGGGTAAGTGCGGCAATAAGTCAAGATTGCCGCTACGCTGCCGGTCCATTCCGACTGATTTCATCGCGGTACGTGACTCTCTCAATTCATATTCTAGTAATTGTAAGAGCCAGAAAGCTTTTAGTTTCAATTGTACTACCCATATTTTGTTGGAtaacagattttttatttatacaggaAGAATATGGAGTACTGTGTTTGTGTTACTGGAATATCAGTGGaataaaatgcttttaaaataagtaactgtaaataaatattatctgcTGGATTTATAAGTCACGTTCAATACTTTTTAACCCTTACCTTTAAAGAGGGGTACCAGCCTGCCCCAGCAGGTGATGGCGCCCTTCCTGTGGAACTGGCCCAGGGCCAGCTCCATGTAGAACAGCGGGATTCCGCCCACCACCAACATGATGCAGTACGGCACCAGAAATGCACCTGtcacaatacaattttttttattttatttaaattgatttatgcTTTGTGATTTCCAGCACTTAGGAATAGGACCAACTTTATCTTTTTCCCGTGGTGATAAAAAAGACTTAATGAAAAACAGTTAAACTAAGTGCAACACTAAAATACAAGATGGGTCgggtttcttcttttcagAGTTCGGGGTAGTGACATGAGTTACTTCGTATGTAAGTGTGAGTTGTTAGGTTGTATCTCTGCGGTTAAGTGTAATTCGCAAGTGCAATTCACACTTAATTTATTCTCGATATATGATTTCGAAGCAACAGTGTTAACTCGTCGTAGGCCAGGGCTCTcctgtattaaaataaaatttaattttttctttttatatttctctCAAATCTTATCATGTAAGTATAATATGGTATACTTGAAACAAtgattttaactaaaattgtGAAAGGCTGGTGTCTGAACTAAGCAAAGCCTGAACCTGTCTAGTATgcaactattttattattcataatttcGACAGAGTATTTAACATAGTTATGGATTTTGTTCAGACAATAATTCAAcggtaaaaaataacacaaaactGAATTGCAAAAGCATTttacctttttataaaaagtacttattactCAATTTTCCCGCTAGAGTATCGCAATTTCAGATCATTGGTTGCTCGGGC
This is a stretch of genomic DNA from Amyelois transitella isolate CPQ chromosome 5, ilAmyTran1.1, whole genome shotgun sequence. It encodes these proteins:
- the LOC106138102 gene encoding sodium-dependent dopamine transporter encodes the protein MALKTPTPGAGQRETWGKKVDFLLSVIGFAVDLANVWRFPYLCYKNGGGAFLVPYCIMLVVGGIPLFYMELALGQFHRKGAITCWGRLVPLFKGIGYAVVLIAFYVDFYYNVIIAWALRFFFASFTTMLPWTNCNNEWNTPACRPFEVISEAALNKTLSQRNSSYAPLPPAETTPFTSAASEYFNRAILELQGSEGLHDLGAIKWDMALCLLAVYIICYFSLWKGISTSGKVVWFTALFPYAVLLILLVRGITLPGSANGIKYYLSPNFEAITQPQVWVDAATQVFFSLGPGFGVLLAYASYNKYHNNVYKDAILTSVINSATSFIAGFVIFSVLGYMAQASGRDVQDVATEGPGLVFVVYPAAIATMPGSTFWALIFFMMLLTLGLDSSFGGSEAIITALSDEFPLIGQHREIFVACLFTLYFIVGLASCTKGGFYFFQLLDRYAAGYSILIAVFFEAIAVSWIYGTERFCEDIRDMIGFRPGVYWRVCWRFAAPSFLLFITAYGLMDYEPLQYETYVYPGWANALGWTIAGSSVMCIPTVAIYKILSTKGSFGERLRILTTPYADTESSAAVHNGLVVSESGGVRLASAAHTPTSPQPATTPPPTTPTAPPPLASSPALV